In Crinalium epipsammum PCC 9333, the following are encoded in one genomic region:
- the urtC gene encoding urea ABC transporter permease subunit UrtC has translation MTVDLAIGKRSINRKRKALLVEVGVVVAIALLLILIMPVILTEFRLNLLGRYLALAIVALGIDLIWGYTGMLSLGHGVFFALGGYALGMHLKLQIPSDASSQLPDFMGLYGVTELPWFWQPFHSFGFSVLAVLLLPTLLAALLGYLVFRNRIKGVYFSILTQAATIVFFNFFNGQQKLFNGTNGLIDFKTLLGADVGNNKTQVVFYILTVIFLVAAYALCRWLTTGRLGRLLIALRDDESRIRFSGYDPTEFKVLVFAVSAGLAGIAGALYTLQSQSISPRAMDIAFSIEMVIWVAVGGRATLIGAILGALLVNYGKSLLSEQFPEIWLFFQGALFLIVVTVLPDGIVGWMRSQGINLVKSLLGKRKQVATYPSLEEDPDIQLERETLEHE, from the coding sequence ATGACAGTAGATTTAGCAATTGGAAAGCGTAGTATTAACCGTAAGCGAAAAGCTTTGCTGGTAGAAGTAGGGGTTGTCGTTGCGATCGCACTCCTCCTTATACTTATAATGCCAGTTATCCTCACAGAATTTCGCCTCAACTTATTGGGACGTTATTTAGCTTTAGCAATTGTTGCCCTTGGTATTGACTTAATCTGGGGCTATACAGGAATGCTGAGTTTAGGTCATGGCGTTTTCTTTGCACTAGGCGGTTATGCCTTGGGAATGCACTTAAAATTACAAATTCCCTCTGATGCAAGTAGCCAGTTACCCGATTTTATGGGTCTCTACGGTGTAACAGAATTACCTTGGTTCTGGCAACCATTTCATTCATTTGGTTTTTCTGTCTTAGCAGTTTTACTACTTCCCACTTTACTAGCTGCCTTGTTAGGTTATTTAGTATTTCGTAATCGCATCAAAGGAGTTTATTTTTCCATCCTGACGCAAGCAGCAACTATTGTTTTTTTCAATTTCTTTAACGGTCAGCAAAAACTGTTTAATGGTACAAACGGGCTAATAGACTTTAAAACTTTATTAGGTGCTGATGTAGGTAACAATAAAACCCAAGTAGTTTTTTATATACTAACAGTAATATTTTTAGTAGCAGCTTATGCCCTTTGCCGTTGGTTAACAACTGGAAGACTAGGACGCTTACTAATTGCTCTGCGTGATGATGAAAGTAGGATTAGGTTTTCAGGTTACGATCCTACAGAATTTAAAGTATTAGTATTTGCTGTTTCGGCTGGATTAGCTGGAATTGCTGGCGCATTATATACCCTACAAAGCCAATCTATCTCACCTAGAGCAATGGATATTGCCTTTTCTATAGAAATGGTGATTTGGGTAGCTGTAGGAGGTCGTGCAACTTTAATTGGTGCAATTTTAGGAGCATTGCTAGTTAATTATGGTAAAAGCTTATTAAGCGAACAATTTCCCGAAATTTGGTTATTTTTCCAAGGAGCCTTATTTTTAATAGTCGTCACAGTGCTACCTGATGGAATAGTAGGATGGATGCGATCGCAAGGCATTAATCTAGTTAAATCACTTCTAGGAAAACGCAAACAAGTAGCTACCTACCCAAGCTTAGAAGAAGACCCAGATATACAGCTTGAGCGCGAAACTTTGGAACATGAATAA